In a single window of the Vigna radiata var. radiata cultivar VC1973A unplaced genomic scaffold, Vradiata_ver6 scaffold_238, whole genome shotgun sequence genome:
- the LOC106753220 gene encoding proline-rich receptor-like protein kinase PERK9, which produces MSAASPSAAASPPPQTPPSSNTSPSPSNATTPPQQQTPSSTSPPQQAESPPPLIPSPAAPPPTPPSPPPNSSPPPVSTTPPPSVTPSSPPPSSPQPSPPPPPPPSVPPSSPPPSSPQPSSPPPPSSDAPAPVPPSSPPPPPPSAPVPSRSPPPPPPPSNPPNSSSPLPPPQPSASAPPPNNTQTPPPQRNSPPPPATTLPPASPPRNSPSPPAAPPPRNSTRSPPPPPAAVHAPSPRSSPPPAPEPSNPPSRISPPPTPSSSLAPPSNSTPSSSPPLVTQLAPPPPSPSKVSSPPSPTPNPTAEPGSPGGTISTGGVVAIGAVAGFLLLGFIGVLIWCMRRQKRKTPLNGGYVMPSTLASSPESDSSFFKTHSSAPLVQSGSGSDIVYTPSDPGGLGHSRSWFSYEELMKATNGFSSQNLLGEGGFGCVYKGHLPDGREIAVKQLKIGGGQGEREFKAEVEIISRIHHRHLVSLVGYCIEDSRRLLVYDYVPNNTLYFHLHGENQPVLEWANRVKIAAGAARGLAYLHEDCNPRIIHRDIKSSNILLDFNYEAKVSDFGLAKLALDANTHITTRVMGTFGYVAPEYASSGKLTEKSDVYSFGVVLLELITGRKPVDVSQPLGDESLVEWARPLLSHAIDTEEFSSLADPRLEKNYIESELYCMIEVAAACVRHSASKRPRMGQVVRAFDSLGGSDLTNGMQLGESEVFDSAQQSEEIRLFRRMAFGSQNYSTDFFSRASLNP; this is translated from the exons ATGTCCGCAGCGTCGCCGTCTGCGGCGGCATCTCCACCGCCACAAACACCACCCTCCTCCAACACTAGTCCCTCACCGTCCAACGCCACCACTCCTCCGCAGCAACAAACCCCTTCTTCCACTTCTCCGCCACAACAAGCAGAATCTCCGCCTCCGCTAATCCCGTCTCCGGCGGCTCCGCCGCCTACTCCGCCGTCACCGCCACCTAATTCTTCACCTCCCCCCGTGTCTACAACACCCCCTCCATCAGTCACTCCATCATCACCACCGCCATCTTCGCCGCAGCCATCTCCTCCACCGCCACCCCCTCCATCAGTCCCTCCATCATCACCACCGCCATCTTCGCCGCAGCCATCTTCTCCACCGCCGCCTTCTTCCGATGCACCGGCACCGGTGCCACCGAGCTctccaccgccaccaccaccttcAGCACCAGTTCCATCAAGAAGCCCtccgccaccgccaccaccatcAAACCCTCCTAATAGCTCATCTCCACTACCACCGCCACAACCATCAGCATCAGCTCCCCCACCTAACAACACCCAAACACCGCCGCCGCAGCGAAATTCACCACCACCTCCGGCCACCACGTTGCCACCAGCCTCGCCACCACGAAATTCACCATCTCCTCCGGCTGCACCGCCCCCTAGAAACTCAACTAGGTCACCACCGCCACCTCCGGCAGCGGTGCATGCGCCGTCACCGAGGTCATCGCCACCTCCAGCACCTGAACCATCCAACCCACCTTCTAGGATTAGTCCTCCTCCCACACCAAGTTCCTCCCTAGCTCCCCCTTCAAATTCTACGCCAAGCTCATCACCACCTTTAGTTACTCAATTGGCCCCGCCACCGCCATCCCCGTCAAAAGTTTCATCGCCCCCATCCCCTACTCCGAACCCGACAGCAGAACCAGGCTCTCCTGGAGGTACAATCAGCACTGGTGGTGTAGTGGCTATTGGTGCGGTGGCTGGATTTCTGCTACTTGGCTTCATTGGTGTTCTTATATGGTGCATGAGAAGGCAAAAGAGAAAGACTCCTTTGAATGGTGGTTATGTCATGCCATCCACTCTTGCCTCCTCTCCTGAATCAG ATTCATCGTTTTTTAAGACACACTCCTCAGCTCCTCTTGTGCAAAGTGGCTCTGGCAGTGATATTGTGTACACACCATCTGATCCTGGTGGACTAGGCCACTCAAGGTCATGGTTTTCATATGAAGAACTGATGAAGGCCACAAATGGTTTCTCAAGTCAAAATCTTTTGGGTGAGGGAGGATTTGGTTGTGTGTATAAAGGGCACCTTCCTGATGGAAGAGAGATAGCAGTGAAACAACTGAAGATTGGCGGAGGTCAGGGAGAGAGAGAATTCAAAGCTGAAGTGGAAATTATCAGTCGTATACATCATCGCCATTTGGTTTCTTTAGTGGGATACTGCATTGAAGACAGCAGAAGACTACTTGTCTATGACTACGTTCCTAACAATACCCTTTACTTCCATCTACATG GGGAAAACCAGCCTGTGCTAGAATGGGCAAACCGTGTCAAAATTGCAGCTGGTGCAGCCCGTGGACTAGCATATCTCCATGAAGACT GCAACCCTCGGATCATTCACAGGGATATCAAGTCGTCAAACATTCTTTTAGATTTCAATTATGAAGCTAAG GTCTCAGATTTTGGGCTAGCCAAATTAGCGCTTGATGCAAATACGCATATTACCACGCGTGTCATGGGAACTTTTGG GTATGTTGCCCCTGAATATGCTTCAAGTGGTAAATTGACTGAGAAGTCTGATGTATATTCTTTTGGAGTCGTGCTTTTGGAGCTAATTACCGGGCGGAAGCCGGTAGATGTATCCCAacctttgggagatgaaagcCTGGTTGAATGG GCTCGGCCTTTACTAAGTCATGCAATTGATACTGAGGAATTCAGTAGTTTGGCAGATCCAAGGCTAGAAAAGAATTACATTGAGAGTGAATTGTATTGCATGATTGAGGTTGCTGCAGCTTGTGTGCGGCATTCAGCTTCAAAGAGACCTCGCATGGGACAG GTTGTTAGAGCTTTTGATAGCTTAGGAGGTTCTGATCTAACTAATGGAATGCAACTTGGCGAAAGTGAGGTGTTTGACTCTGCACAACAATCTGAAGAAATAAGATTATTTCGGAGAATGGCATTTGGTAGTCAAAATTATAGCACAGATTTCTTTAGCCGTGCTAGTTTGAATCCATGA
- the LOC106753217 gene encoding CRS2-associated factor 2, mitochondrial isoform X2, with product MRNNIVSFSICRLPLHERRFLSRFLSDDLYDPPFSPSPKPLKANKKKKHSENGAPKQNGAPKFPLKSNLPFDFRYSYSETQPSVEPISFRESPKFSPFGPGRLDRTWTGVSAPVRSEPDWKRVEEEQNRVLGAPLSEDEVAELVERYRHSDCVRQINLGKGGVTHNMLDDIHNHWKKAEAVRIKCLGVPTLDMDNVCFHLENKSYGKVIYRNINILLLYRGRNYDPTNRPVIPLMLWKPYAPIYPRLVKNVIEGLTYEETKEIRNNGLNSDPLIKLTRNGVYVNVVERVREAFKTREVVRLDCTHVGTSDCKKIGVKLRDLVPCVPILFKDEQIILWRGNFKEEQPSDSQCQQSISAG from the exons ATGCGGAACAACATCGTCTCGTTCTCCATCTGTCGTTTACCACTCCATGAGCGTCGTTTCCTCAGCCGTTTCCTTTCCGATGACCTATACGACCCGCCGTTCTCCCCTTCTCCGAAACCCCTTAaagcaaacaagaaaaagaagcaTTCCGAAAACGGAGCTCCGAAACAAAACGGAGCCCCAAAGTTTCCCTTAAAATCGAACCTCCCATTCGATTTCAGATACTCCTATTCGGAGACCCAACCTTCGGTTGAGCCCATCAGTTTTCGCGAATCGCCCAAGTTCTCCCCGTTTGGGCCTGGCCGACTCGACCGGACATGGACCGGCGTTTCTGCTCCGGTTCGGAGTGAACCGGACTGGAAGAGGGTGGAGGAGGAACAAAACCGGGTTCTCGGAGCGCCACTCAGTGAGGATGAGGTGGCCGAGCTCGTCGAACGCTACCGTCACAGTGACTGTGTCAGGCAAATCAATTTAG GAAAGGGTGGAGTCACACACAACATGTTGGACGACATCCATAATCACTGGAAGAAGGCTGAAGCTGTGAGGATTAAGTGCTTGGGTGTGCCAACTCTTGACATGGACAATGTTTGCTTCCACCTTGAG AACAAGTCTTATGGGAAAGTTATCTACCGCAACATTAATATACTGCTTCTGTACAGAGGACGGAACTATGATCCCACGAACCGTCCAGTTATTCCTCTCATGCTGTGGAAGCCTTATGCACCAATATATCCTAGGCTTGTGAAGAATGTAATAGAAGGCTTGACAtatgaagaaacaaaagaaattagaaaCAACGGATTGAATTCAGATCCTCTCATTAAACTCA CCAGAAATGGTGTGTATGTGAATGTGGTGGAGAGGGTGAGGGAGGCTTTTAAGACTAGGGAGGTTGTGAGACTTGACTGTACCCATGTGGGAACCAGTGACTGCAAAAAGATTGGAGTAAAGCTAAGG GATTTGGTGCCATGTGTCCCTATCTTATTTAAGGATGAGCAGATAATCCTCTGGAGAGGAAATTTCAAAGAAGAGCAGCCTTCAGATTCACAATGTCAGCAA TCCATATCTGCAGGGTGA
- the LOC106753217 gene encoding CRS2-associated factor 2, mitochondrial isoform X1, translating to MRNNIVSFSICRLPLHERRFLSRFLSDDLYDPPFSPSPKPLKANKKKKHSENGAPKQNGAPKFPLKSNLPFDFRYSYSETQPSVEPISFRESPKFSPFGPGRLDRTWTGVSAPVRSEPDWKRVEEEQNRVLGAPLSEDEVAELVERYRHSDCVRQINLGKGGVTHNMLDDIHNHWKKAEAVRIKCLGVPTLDMDNVCFHLENKSYGKVIYRNINILLLYRGRNYDPTNRPVIPLMLWKPYAPIYPRLVKNVIEGLTYEETKEIRNNGLNSDPLIKLTRNGVYVNVVERVREAFKTREVVRLDCTHVGTSDCKKIGVKLRDLVPCVPILFKDEQIILWRGNFKEEQPSDSQCQQGEKALIHN from the exons ATGCGGAACAACATCGTCTCGTTCTCCATCTGTCGTTTACCACTCCATGAGCGTCGTTTCCTCAGCCGTTTCCTTTCCGATGACCTATACGACCCGCCGTTCTCCCCTTCTCCGAAACCCCTTAaagcaaacaagaaaaagaagcaTTCCGAAAACGGAGCTCCGAAACAAAACGGAGCCCCAAAGTTTCCCTTAAAATCGAACCTCCCATTCGATTTCAGATACTCCTATTCGGAGACCCAACCTTCGGTTGAGCCCATCAGTTTTCGCGAATCGCCCAAGTTCTCCCCGTTTGGGCCTGGCCGACTCGACCGGACATGGACCGGCGTTTCTGCTCCGGTTCGGAGTGAACCGGACTGGAAGAGGGTGGAGGAGGAACAAAACCGGGTTCTCGGAGCGCCACTCAGTGAGGATGAGGTGGCCGAGCTCGTCGAACGCTACCGTCACAGTGACTGTGTCAGGCAAATCAATTTAG GAAAGGGTGGAGTCACACACAACATGTTGGACGACATCCATAATCACTGGAAGAAGGCTGAAGCTGTGAGGATTAAGTGCTTGGGTGTGCCAACTCTTGACATGGACAATGTTTGCTTCCACCTTGAG AACAAGTCTTATGGGAAAGTTATCTACCGCAACATTAATATACTGCTTCTGTACAGAGGACGGAACTATGATCCCACGAACCGTCCAGTTATTCCTCTCATGCTGTGGAAGCCTTATGCACCAATATATCCTAGGCTTGTGAAGAATGTAATAGAAGGCTTGACAtatgaagaaacaaaagaaattagaaaCAACGGATTGAATTCAGATCCTCTCATTAAACTCA CCAGAAATGGTGTGTATGTGAATGTGGTGGAGAGGGTGAGGGAGGCTTTTAAGACTAGGGAGGTTGTGAGACTTGACTGTACCCATGTGGGAACCAGTGACTGCAAAAAGATTGGAGTAAAGCTAAGG GATTTGGTGCCATGTGTCCCTATCTTATTTAAGGATGAGCAGATAATCCTCTGGAGAGGAAATTTCAAAGAAGAGCAGCCTTCAGATTCACAATGTCAGCAA GGTGAAAAAGCATTGATTCACAACTGA